Within Pseudomonas cichorii, the genomic segment CTTCGGCCACCTGGTTGTAATGGCCGACGGTAATGGCAGTGATATGGGCGAGGTCTTGGGCGTCGAGCTTCATGGCGAGCGGTTGTCCGGGCAGTGGAGGTCGTCAATATACCTCCAGCCCGGACTGAAGCAATGACTCAGCGCTTGTTCAGAACCCGCGCAAGTCGGTCGCCACCCAGTTGAATGGCGGCCACCAGCACCACCAGCAATACGATCACGGTGAGCATGATCTGTGTGTCGAAGCGTTGATAACCGTAGCGGTAGGCGATATCCCCTAGCCCGCCGGCACCGATGGCTCCGGCCATGGCCGACGAGTTGATCATCGTGACGAGGGTGATGGTGAAACCACCGACGATGCCCGGCAAGGCTTCTGGCAGCAGCACATGCCAGACGATATGCCAGCGACGGCAGCCCATGGCTTGTGCGGCCTCGATCAAGCCATGATCGACCTCGCGCAGGCTGACTTCGGCAATGCGGGCGAAGAAGGGCGTTGCCGCAATGGTCAATGGCACCACGGCCGCCCATACACCGTAGCTGGTGCCCACGATCAGCCGCGTGAACGGAATCAGCGCGACCATCAGGATCAGGAACGGAATCGAGCGAAACAGGTTAACGAAAG encodes:
- a CDS encoding methionine ABC transporter permease, producing MWVDRLLQGVLDTFLMVGVSSFVALLLGIPMAVILVTSSRGGIYEAPVLNQVLGAFVNLFRSIPFLILMVALIPFTRLIVGTSYGVWAAVVPLTIAATPFFARIAEVSLREVDHGLIEAAQAMGCRRWHIVWHVLLPEALPGIVGGFTITLVTMINSSAMAGAIGAGGLGDIAYRYGYQRFDTQIMLTVIVLLVVLVAAIQLGGDRLARVLNKR